The nucleotide sequence CTATAGTGCCAATTTGAATTTATTTTGCTATCTATAATATCAAATAGTTGACAAGGATAAGTAGCAATAAACCCTCCATCATCTATTAAGTAGGCTTGATAAGTCTTAAAGATGATTATTCCCATTACAAAATATTCTTTATTAACCTCAATTTCATATTCTGCTATTTCAGACACCCCAAATCTTCCAAAAAACTCTTTATTAGTAATCAACTCATATTCATATGGACGTAAGTCTATTCCTCTATTTTTTACACAACGTACTTTCATAATTTATTTAAATTTAAAATCATCGACATATTTAATAATTCCTTTTTCGAATTTTGCTACATAATGTATTACTGTCTTTTTTCCTGTTGAACTTGTATGAACATAATGCATTTTACTCCAACCTGACCAACGCGAATCTTTCAATCCATGAATAATAACTTTCCCAGCAGATGGATTTGACATAGCTTCTTTCATAGCTAATTGTTCTGAAAGATTTACAGCTGTAGTTCTTCCTGTTGTACCTCTTCCTAACGGCACAAGAAAACTACTACCTCTCACAACTAAAAGCTCCGAAGCTATTGCTGGTGCCAAAATGAACCTACACCACCAATATAAGCATACATTGTTTCTTTGGCTCTGGCAGTTTCACCAGTTGCATTTACCCAACCATTGTATGCAAATTTAAAGTTACCTACAAACCCTAAATCACTTTTACGATGATAATCTACATTTTTTATACCTGCTGCATTTAACTCTTTTATACTATTGTAAGTATCTATAGAACCATCGTTATTGTGTACCGAAAAAACATTTGTTGGGTTATAGTATCAAAATGCGGTTTTATTTTCTATACTAATAGCTTTAAAAATTACTGCAAGCCTTTTTAAGTCATACATAATTGCATCATCAGAATTGATAAGTCTTTTAATCTCTTCCAAATCATCAGATAATTGACCTAATGTCAAATCTGTAGGTTTCTCATATGGATTATATAATTCATCATCTAATATATTCCAATAATAATCATTGCTAATTTCTATTTCTTCTCCACTATTTTCTTTTAATTTTGATAAAAGAAAAATTGTAACTTTTTGTAGTTCATCAATATTTATTTTCATATTATCCCCCATTAATTATTTTTTGAATATTATTTCTAAATGTTTGTATTTCATGGTTTAAATGATTTATTCTTGATTGAATAATCTGTTGTCTTACAGCATCATTTGGTGCGTTTTTTAAAAATCCTTTATTATCAAATTTCATAGGATTTTTCATATATTCAAGAAGCTTTGTTTGATGTTTTGCTATTTGGTTTTCATAGGATGCAATAGATTTTAATTTAGAAGCACTTAAAGCAGTTGTACCTACTCTAGCAGCTAAAAATTCAGCTGCAATCTCAGGTATAACAACCGAAGCTACACCACCAATATAAGCATACATAGTTTCTTTGGCAGCAGCTGTTCTTCCTGTTGCATTTACCCAACCGTCATAAGCTTCTTTTAAATTACCTACAAAACCTTTGTCATTTTTATATTGTCGGTTAACATTTTTGATCCCAGCTTTGTTTAATTCAATGGTGCTGTTGTATATATCAATACTTCCATCATTATTATGAACTTCATATACATCTGTTGGGTCGCCATCCCATTTAGTACTTACTTTTTCATACGCATTGTAACTGCCTTTTTTATTATTGTCCGGAAAAACTTTCCAGGTTGTAAGTATACCGCCGTCTTCTTCTACTTGTCCAGAAAAATCTGAACTTTGGAACATTGTACTAAAAGCCACACCCGCATTTAGTAAATCTCTGCCATAACTATCCATTGGTCTGCTTTGCATTCCATCAGGGTCAACGAAATAAATAGGGTTGTTATACGCATAGTTATACGGTGTCCATCTTCTCGAATTCTCTGCTAACGGGTCAATGTTCAACCATCTACCAATAGCCGCATCGTAATTACGTGCGCCAAAATCGTATAAATCTAGCCCTAATTCATCGTTTAACTCTTTACCGCCGTAAGCGTATTTATATTTGTTTACAATGCTGTAATCAGGTAAATCGTCTCCTTTTTGTTTTAAACCAAAAGGATAATAATCGCTTTTTTCAATAATCTCGCTTACTTGTATAACACCGTCTTTTGCATATTCTAATGTAGGGTGGTTTCTAAAACCATCACGGTATGTTAAACGTACGTTTCCTAAATGGTCTTTGTAAATATAGTGATAAACATAATTACCACCATTGTTTTTAACATAGCCCTCAGCATGGGGAAAGGTTTGTAACGTTTTTTATAATACAGCCTCCATGCGTTTGTAAAGAGGCTGTTGGTTTTTATTTATTGCTTATTGCACGGGCAAGATGCCCGCGCCAGCGTGGTGTCATTCTGAACGCAACGAAGTGAAGTGAAGAATCTCAAAGATTCCTCCTTCGTCGGAATGACATTTTAATGTAGTCTGATTATATTACTACAACGATTTCATGTCAATTACAAAACGATATTTCACATCGGACTGCTGCATGCGCACATAAGCTTCATTGATATCGTGCATATTGATTACTTCTACTTCTGAAACAATGCCGTGTTCGCCACAAAAATCAAGCATTTCTTGTGTTTCTTTTATTCCGCCGATTAATGATCCGGCTATATTTCTGCGTTTGGTTATCAACACACCACCGTGAATCGGGAACGGTTCAATGGCTCCGACCATACACATGGTTTTATCGAGCTTTAACAACAATAAATACGGATTTACATCATGCGTTACTGGAATGGTGTTCAAAAGAAAATCAAAACTGTATGCGTGCTGCTTCATCTGCTCGGCATCTTTAGAAATCAACACCTCATCTGCTCCCAATTTCATGGCATCTTCGCCTTTTGCTTCAGATGTGGTAATCATCACCACATGTGCGCCCATTGCTTTGGCAAACTTCACGCCCATGTGCCCCAAACCTCCTAAACCAATCACGCCTACTTTATCGCCTTTTTTTACGTTCCAATGACGCAGTGGCGACCAAGTTGTGATACCGGCACACAATAAAGGTGCAACATTTTCTAACGGAAGATTGGTTGGCACGTTTAACACAAAATCTTCTTCCACTACAATGTTTTCTGAATATCCACCGTAAGTGATGCCACCGTATTTAGAATTTTTAGAATTGTAAGTTCCGGTAAAACCGTTTTCGCAATATTGTTCTAAACCTTCACCGCACGAATGGCAATGTTGGCACGATTCTACCATGCAACCAACACCTACAATATCGCCCACTTTAAATTTTGATACTTCACTGCCCACAGCTTCTACTCTACCAACAATTTCATGCCCCGGAACAGCCGGATAATTCGCGGCCCCCCAATCTGATTTTGCCGTATGCAAATCGCTGTGGCAAACGCCGCAATATGCTATTTTTATAAAAACGTCTTTTGCGTTTAATGTTCTTCGTTCTATGGTATGTGGGCCCAGCGGATCTACCGCATTAAAGGCTGCATAAGCTTTTGTTGCCATTTTTTGTTTTTTATGTTTGATTTTATAAAGTTAGGGAAAGATTTATTTAGATGTAAAAATGTTTACTTAAAATTTTTATGCTGAATTTACTCCCATCCTAACTCTTGTCTTAATTTCTTTGTTTGTTCGGGATCTACTAACGGAATTTCTTTATCGTTTGGATTGTTTCTCCAACTTTCAGGAACGTCTTCAATTTTAAGAAGGTTAAATAGTTGTTTGCCGTTGTATTTATACATCCAAGAATCTATATCTCTAAAATATTTGGAAGAAATATCCTTATTAAGGTATGCTTTTTTATACCAAGGATACAATATTTGCCAAGCTTTTTCAAAAGTATCTTCGTGTTGCATAATGTGTAACTCTACAATACCATAACCATTTTGAATTAACGCAAAAGAATTTCCCTTTGGAAGATTATTTATTTCTTTAGTAACATCAATTAATGTTTCAAAATTATTAGTAAACGTAACACCTTCTAATGTTCTAATTTCTTTAAGTTGATTATCAGTTAAGTCTTTTACGCTGCGTATCATGCTAAAAAAGTTTCTTTGAATTTGATCTTTTTCATGTAACGAATTCAATCTATAAATATCAATCTGTTTATCTAAATTTTCACTTAACCATTCGCTGTGGTTTTTAATATACATTTCTTTAAACCAAACCGCTAAATCGCCTTGAATAATTGCTTTATAATAATTTTCGGATCCTGATGCATAGCTTAAATTATAACCATATTTACGAGTTAGTAAGGTTAAAACTTCTTTAAAATAATCAATGTCGTTGAATTTATAAATTGATG is from Paenimyroides aestuarii and encodes:
- a CDS encoding NAD(P)-dependent alcohol dehydrogenase — its product is MATKAYAAFNAVDPLGPHTIERRTLNAKDVFIKIAYCGVCHSDLHTAKSDWGAANYPAVPGHEIVGRVEAVGSEVSKFKVGDIVGVGCMVESCQHCHSCGEGLEQYCENGFTGTYNSKNSKYGGITYGGYSENIVVEEDFVLNVPTNLPLENVAPLLCAGITTWSPLRHWNVKKGDKVGVIGLGGLGHMGVKFAKAMGAHVVMITTSEAKGEDAMKLGADEVLISKDAEQMKQHAYSFDFLLNTIPVTHDVNPYLLLLKLDKTMCMVGAIEPFPIHGGVLITKRRNIAGSLIGGIKETQEMLDFCGEHGIVSEVEVINMHDINEAYVRMQQSDVKYRFVIDMKSL